Proteins encoded within one genomic window of Mauremys mutica isolate MM-2020 ecotype Southern chromosome 11, ASM2049712v1, whole genome shotgun sequence:
- the ERN2 gene encoding serine/threonine-protein kinase/endoribonuclease IRE2, whose protein sequence is MGGGRAGPALPGRLLLGLWALAAPLAQCLAGSTVTVPETLLFVSTLDGNLHAVSKKTGDIKWTLKDDPILQVPVYVAEPAFLPDPNDGSLYILGGKNKEGLMKLPFTIPELVQSSPCRSSDGVLYTGKKQDTWFVVDPKSGEKQTTLSTEAWDGLCPSTPLLYIGRTQYVITMYDTKSRELRWNATYHDYSAELYDEAYDYKMAHFASSGDGLVVTVDKESGDVLWMQNYGSPVVGLYMWHQDSLRRVPHLNVAMETLRYLTFHSQDIRLIKWNYQSMKDFSTTKTQLLPTLYVGKHATSFYALTSLVHESVALVPQGITLARIDGPTTDDVTVRESGECEITPSTDVKYPQGSMSSLHNEWLLVGHHELPPVVHTTMLRAFPETLRKTTEAIIPKSSPPRTLFDDFLNPNGMEDQASMGSDGRYRWDSTQAEQTEIYPESGSWDLVVTAVLLGGVVLLLSFGLRKLLEQRLQLLPQQGLLSPGRVSGESLPPSSEESLSGSQRTSSQPSRSSGPSSSQKDLPNGMADQDLAVSGAAEDLEPDVIVVGKVSFNPKEVLGHGARGTFVFRGQFDGRNVAVKRLLPECFHLIDREVQLLRESDEHPNVVRYFCTEKDKQFHYIAIELCSATLQEYVESPSFDRRNLDPVSLLYQTTSGLAHLHSLNIVHRDLKPCNILISVPNSHGQIRAVISDFGLCKKLQGGRHSFSLRSGIPGTEGWIAPEVLRENPQENPTCAVDIFSAGCVFYYVVSGGEHPFGDSLRRQANILLGTYQLACLLEDTHDNVVARELISVMISNEPQERPSAPQVLMHPFFWSREKQLQFFQDVSDRIEKEPAEGPILTALESGGRSVVRLNWRAHISVPLQTDLRKFRTYKGSSVRDLLRAMRNKKHHYHELPTDVQETLGAVPDEFVQYFTSRFPQLLLHTHRAMQICATERLFHPYYQQQPGDLGNEWRSHTWERT, encoded by the exons TGTCTCGCTGGCAGCACAGTGACTGTCCCAGAAACACTGTTGTTTGTGTCCACCCTTGATGGGAACCTTCACGCTGTGAGTAAGAAGACAGGCGACATCAAGTGGACCCTGAAGGATG ATCCCATTCTTCAGGTGCCTGTTTATGTGGCAGA ACCGGCATTTCTTCCAGACCCCAATGATGGCAGCCTGTACATCCTGGGAGGCAAAAACAAAGAAGGCCTGATG AAACTCCCATTCACCATCCCAGAGCTGGTCCAGTCCTCACCATGTCGCAGTTCGGATGGTGTCCTCTACACGG GGAAGAAACAGGACACCTGGTTCGTCGTGGATCCCAAGTCGGGAGAGAAGCAGACGACGCTGTCGACAGAGGCCTGGGATGGTCTATGTCCCTCGACTCCTCTCCTCTACATTGGCCGCACCC AATATGTCATCACCATGTACGACACCAAGTCCCGGGAGCTGCGTTGGAATGCCACCTACCATGACTACTCAGCAGAGCTCTACGACGAGGCGTACGATTACA AGATGGCTCACTTTGCATCGAGTGGGGACGGCCTGGTAGTGACTGTGGACAAGGAGAGCGGTGATGTCCTGTGGATGCAGAACTACGGCTCCCCTGTGGTGGGGCTGTACATGTGGCACCAAGACAGTCTGCGCCGGGTCCCCCACCTCAACGTGGCCATGGAGACGCTGCGCTACCTGACCTTCCACTCACAGGACATCCGGCTCATCAAGTGGAACTACCAGTCCATGAAAGACTTCTCCACCACCAAGACCCAGCTGCT GCCGACGCTCTACGTAGGGAAGCATGCAACCAGCTTCTACGCCCTGACCTCCTTGGTCCATGAGAGCGTGGCACTTGTG ccccaggggaTCACGCTGGCCAGGATCGATGGCCCCACCACGGATGATGTGACCGTGAGAGAGTCCGGCGAGTGTGAGATCACACCAAGCACAGATGTCAAGTATCCGCAGGGCAGCATGAGCTCCCTGCACAACGAGTGGCTCCTCgtag GGCACCATGAACTGCCTCCTGTGGTCCATACCACGATGCTAAGAGCCTTTCCAGAGACCCTGAGGAAGACTACAGAAGCCATCATCCCCAAGAGCTCCCCTCCCAGGACTCTGTTTGATGAC TTTCTGAACCCGAACGGCATGGAGGATCAGGCCAGCATGGGCAGCGATGGGCGGTACCGTTGGGATTCCACCCAGGCAGAGCAAACGGAAATCTACCCGGAGTCAGGCAGCTGGGACCTTGTGGTCACTGCAGTGCTACTGGGCGGGGTCGTTCTGCTCCTGAGCTTCGGTCTCAGG AAACTGCTGGAGCAGCGACTGCAGCTCTTGCCGCAGCAGGGACTGCTTTCCCCAGGCCGGGTCTCTGGGGAGAGTCTTCCCCCAAGCTCTGAGGAATCACTGAGTGGGAGCCAGCGAACCTCTTCACAGCCGTCACGGAGCTCAGGCCCATCCTCCTCACAGAAGGACCTGCCCAACGGAATGGCCGACCAGGATCTGGCTGTGTCTGGAGCTGCTGAAG ATTTGGAGCCTGATGTGATTGTAGTTGGGAAGGTTTCCTTTAACCCCAAGGAAGTGCTGGGCCATGGAGCCAGGGGAACCTTTGTATTCAG GGGGCAGTTTGATGGCCGGAATGTGGCTGTTAAGCGCCTTCTGCCCGAGTGCTTTCACCTCATCGACCGGGAGGTCCAGCTGCTTCGGGAGTCAGACGAGCACCCCAACGTCGTGCGCTACTTCTGTACGGAGAAGGACAAGCAGTTCCATTACATTGCCATTGAGCTCTGCTCTGCCACGCTGCAGGAG TATGTGGAAAGCCCCAGCTTTGATCGTCGGAACCTGGATCCAGTGTCCCTGCTGTATCAGACCACGTCAGGCCTGGCACACCTGCACTCCTTGAACATAG TTCACCGTGACCTGAAACCCTGCAACATCCTCATTTCTGTCCCAAACAGCCATGGGCAGATCCGGGCTGTCATCTCAGACTTCGGCCTGTGCAAGAAGCTGCAGGGAGGACGGCACAGCTTCAGCCTCCGCTCTGGAATCCCAGGCACAGAGGGCTGGATCGCACCGGAGGTGCTGCGAGAGAACCCACAGGAGAACCCT ACGTGTGCGGTGGACATCTTCTCAGCTGGCTGCGTGTTTTACTATGTGGTGTCAGGTGGGGAGCACCCCTTCGGGGACAGCTTACGGCGACAGGCTAATATACTGTTGGGCACTTACCAGCTGGCATGTCTGTTGGAAGACACTCATG ACAACGTTGTTGCAAGGGAACTGATTTCGGTGATGATCAGCAACGAGCCCCAGGAGCGCCCATCAGCACCGCAGGTCCTCATGCATCCCTTCTTCTGGAGTCGGGAGAAGCAGCTGCAGTTCTTCCAG GACGTCAGCGACCGTATTGAGAAGGAACCTGCCGAAGGACCCATTCTTACTGCCTTGGAGTCCGGGGGGCGCTCGGTCGTGAGGTTGAATTGGAGAGCTCACATCTCTGTCCCGCTGCAGACAG ACTTGAGGAAGTTCCGAACATACAAGGGCAGTTCAGTACGTGACCTTCTGCGGGCCATGAGGAACAAG AAGCATCACTACCACGAGCTGCCAACAGACGTCCAGGAGACTCTTGGGGCTGTTCCTGATGAGTTTGTTCAGTACTTTACTTCTCGTTTCCCCCAGTTGCTgcttcacacacacagagccatgcAGATCTGTGCCACAGAGAGGCTCTTCCACCCCTATtatcagcagcagccaggagaccTTGGAAATGAGTGGAGAAGCCACACCTGGGAGAGAACTTAG